One genomic segment of Brassica napus cultivar Da-Ae chromosome A3, Da-Ae, whole genome shotgun sequence includes these proteins:
- the LOC106440772 gene encoding 26S proteasome non-ATPase regulatory subunit 6 homolog, whose product MDGGAEGTQQPHLILAHKLFLLTHPDVQDIEKVQLKSDVLDSIKSDGMAPLYETLAASSVLELDQSLLDSMRASNEEELKKLDDKIADAEENLGESEVREAHLAKALYFIRISDKEKALEQLKLTEGKTVAVGQKMDLVFYTLQLAFFYMDFDLVSKSIDKAKKLFEEGGDWERKNRLKVYEGLYCMSTRNFKKAASLFLDSISTFTTYEIFPYETFIFYTVLTSIITLDRVSLKQKVVDAPEILTVLGKIPFLSEFLNSLYECQYKAFFSAFAGMAEQIKFDRYLNPHFRFYMREVRTVVYSQFLESYKSVTVDAMANAFGVSVDFIDQELSRFIAAGKLHCKIDKVAGVLETNRPDAKNALYQATIKQGDFLLNRIQKLSRVIDL is encoded by the exons ATGGACGGTGGAGCAGAAGGAACTCAGCAGCCTCACCTCATTCTAGCTCACAAGCTCTTCCTCCTCACTCATCCAGATGTTCAAGACATCGAGAAAGTCCAGCTCAAGTCTGACGTCTTGGATTCCATCAAATCCGATG GGATGGCTCCATTGTACGAAACCCTAGCGGCGTCCTCTGTTCTGGAGTTGGATCAGAGCTTGTTGGATTCTATGCGGGCTAGCAACGAGGAGGAGCTTAAGAAGCTCGACGACAA GATTGCAGATGCGGAAGAAAATTTGGGAGAAAGTGAAGTCCGTGAAGCTCACCTTGCTAAGGCTCTGTATTTCATCAGGATTAGTGATAAG gAGAAAGCTTTGGAGCAACTGAAACTCACTGAAGGAAAAACCGTTGCTGTTGGGCAAAAAATGGATTTGGTGTTCTACACGCTGCAGCTTGCCTTCTTCTACATGGACTTCGATCTCGTATCCAAGAGCATTGACAAGGCGAAAAA GTTGTTTGAAGAGGGTGGTGACtgggagaggaagaacaggctaAAGGTCTATGAAGGCTTGTATTGCATGTCCACCAGAAACTTTAAGAAAGCTGCCAGCTTATTTCTGGATTCTATATCAACCTTCACCACTTATGAGATCTTCCCCTACGAGACCTTCATTTTTTACACCGTCCTGACGAGCATCATAACTCTCGACAGAGTTTCGCTTAAGCAGAAG GTTGTTGATGCACCTGAAATCTTGACCGTGCTTGGGAAGATTCCATTCCTTTCTGAATTCCTGAACTCCCTGTACGAGTGCCAGTACAAGGCGTTTTTCTCAGCATTTG CGGGAATGGCAGAGCAGATAAAGTTTGACCGTTACTTGAACCCACATTTCCGATTCTACATGAGGGAAGTGAGAACGGTGGTGTACTCTCAGTTTCTGGAATCTTACAAGAGCGTTACTGTCGATGCGATGGCAAATGCTTTTGGTGTTTCGGTTGATTTCATTGATCA GGAGTTGTCACGATTCATAGCAGCTGGGAAGCTACACTGCAAGATAGACAAGGTGGCAGGTGTATTGGAGACAAACCGTCCAGATGCAAAGAATGCGCTTTACCAGGCAACGATCAAGCAAGGGGATTTCTTGCTTAACAGGATCCAGAAGCTCTCTCGAGTCATCGATCTGTGA
- the LOC106440771 gene encoding argininosuccinate synthase, chloroplastic-like, translating into MAEISATSFPSSSSAALALRSSLNGNIRCQNVACLRTTSLFQELSVKRSQLSGNAVATTTHVPLTRGCKSQAIRAVLSGDGQTVVSADSKEAGLRGKLKKVVLAYSGGLDTSVIVPWLKENYGCEVVCFTADVGQGIKELDGLEQKAKASGASQLVVRDLTEEFVKDYIFPCLRAGAIYERKYLLGTSMARPVIAKAMVDVAAEVGADAVAHGCTGKGNDQVRFELTFFSLNPELKVVAPWREWEIQGREDAIEYAKKHNVPVPVTKKSIYSRDRNLWHLSHEGDILEDPANEPKKDMYMMSVDPEDAPDQPEYIEIGIESGLPVALNGKALSPATLLSELNTIGGKHGIGRIDMVENRLVGMKSRGVYETPGGTILFAAVQELESLTLDRESIQVKDSLALKYAEMVYAGRWFDPLKESMDAFMEKLTEKTTGSVTLKLYKGSVSVTGRKSPNSLYRQDISSFEGSEIYNQADAAGFIRLYGLPMRVRAMLEKGI; encoded by the exons ATGGCTGAAATCTCGGCGACTTCGtttccttcttcttcgtcaGCTGCTCTCGCGCTTCGCAGCTCCCTAAATG GTAACATAAGATGTCAGAATGTAGCTTGTCTAAGAACCACTTCTCTGTTTCAAGAG TTATCTGTGAAACGAAGCCAGCTCTCTGGCAATGCTGTTGCTACTACTACTCATGTTCCCCTAACCCGCGGCTGCAAGAGTCAAG CAATTCGAGCTGTTCTCTCCGGTGATGGACAAACTGTCGTGTCTGCTGATTCAAAGGAAGCCGGGCTTCGTGGCAAGCTGAAAAAAGTCGTTCTTGCTTACAGTGGAGGCTTAGACACCTCTGTCATCGTGCCATGGCTCAA GGAGAATTATGGCTGTGAAGTTGTGTGTTTCACCGCAGATGTTGGTCAG GGTATAAAAGAGTTGGATGGTTTGGAGCAAAAGGCTAAGGCTAGTGGCGCTTCTCAATTGGTCGTTAGGGATCTCACAGAggagtttgtgaaagattacaTATTCCCTTGTCTTAGAGCTGGTGCCATCTATGAACGAAAATACTTGCTTGGTACCTCCATGGCTCGCCCTGTCATTGCTAAG GCCATGGTGGATGTAGCAGCAGAGGTTGGAGCTGATGCCGTTGCACATGGGTGTACTGGCAAAGGAAATGACCAG GTTCGGTTTGAGCTCACCTTCTTTTCGTTAAACCCTGAACTTAAAGTTGTGGCGCCATGGAGGGAATGGGAAATCCAAGGCAGAGAAGACGCTATTGAGTACGCCAAGAAGCATAACGTTCCTGTCCCCGTGACAAAGAAATCTATTTACAGCCGAGACAGGAACCTCTGGCACCTTAGTCATgag GGTGATATATTGGAAGATCCAGCAAACGAGCCCAAGAAAGATATGTACATGATGAGTGTAGATCCCGAAGATGCTCCTGATCAGCCTGA ATACATCGAGATAGGGATAGAATCTGGACTTCCAGTGGCACTCAACGGGAAGGCTCTCTCTCCAGCCACCCTTCTCTCCGAGCTCAACACAATAGGAGGGAAACACGGCATTGGCCGGATCGACATGGTGGAGAATCGTCTGGTCGGGATGAAATCACGCGGTGTCTATGAAACACCCGGAGGCACCATCCTGTTCGCAGCTGTGCAGGAACTAGAGTCCCTCACGTTAGACAGAGAGAGCATTCAGGTGAAAGACTCGTTGGCACTGAAGTACGCGGAGATGGTCTATGCGGGGAGATGGTTTGATCCGCTTAAGGAGTCCATGGACGCTTTCATGGAGAAGCTAACTGAGAAAACTACAGGATCCGTAACACTGAAGCTGTACAAAGGATCTGTGTCGGTGACAGGGCGTAAGAGTCCGAACAGTCTGTACAGACAGGACATATCTTCGTTTGAAGGGAGTGAGATTTACAACCAAGCTGATGCAGCTGGGTTCATTCGTCTTTACGGGTTGCCTATGAGAGTTAGAGCGATGCTTGAGAAAGGCATTTAG